From Firmicutes bacterium HGW-Firmicutes-1, the proteins below share one genomic window:
- a CDS encoding PolC-type DNA polymerase III has translation MTKNFKDVFPKIKLGEPLSNYFNECLVENIFLNKKTNQLFVNITLTQVIFPQFIEKLAEIIKIHLNVSDSFQVIVKERFVLTTVLSFQQIYGLYKGAVHSQIMSINPVCGVKLANSEYVIKNNTVIYEFSEQLYDYFKRYDIADKIRSIFSEKFDLDIIVELNKKEGMELVEKFMERHDIEQKMLLQELNIDTMNSASKSLPKKTIKKVDKENLDLDKILIGKKGISGELTYIKSFSEETNEVILEGFVINYEERDIKGDKKLVIFDLTDYSASVTCKSFLKMDLYEEQTAGKLNKGMFVRLSGRLQYDEFQKENIVMVNGLELIEDFRKQRKDLATQKRVELHLHTQMSDMDAVVSAKDVVKQAIKWGHTAVAITDHGVVQAFPEAFHAAERSDLKIIYGVEAYIVDDEKPTVKNSKGQNFDETYVVFDLETTGFYPGTDKITEIGAVKVKNRTIIERYSSFVNPQRGIPLKVQQLTGITPEMVQDAPFIEEVLKEFLAFVGDEILVAHNADFDLSFIKYFANKQNIEVLNTSVDTLELARTLFPDLKNHKLNTLASEFNIQLVGHHRAVNDAEATAGIFVYLTNHLDNINIHNLEQFINYEATHFKNNKKLRSNHAIMLAQNLVGLRNLYELISISHINYYFKQPRIPKSVFRKYREGILIGSACEAGEIYKAVRDHKDHEEIDRLARFYDYFEIQPLANNEFLIRDNVVQSKQQLIEINKRIVELSKEYGKLTVATCDVHFMNPEDEIYRRILMAGKGFADADQQAPLYYRTTEEMLAEFYYLGEKEAFEVVVENTNKIADLIEKINPVPPEKYPPKIDGSDEELKRICYEKAKSMYGENLPFIVSERLERELHSIITNGFAVMYIIAQKLVWKSNEDGYLVGSRGSVGSSFAATMAGITEVNPLSAHYLCVKCKYVDFDSEEVKKHAGNSGCDLPDSKCPVCGEVLAKEGHDIPFETFLGFEGDKEPDIDLNFSGEYQSKAHEFTEALFGSGHVFRAGTIGTLAEKTAFGFVKKYYDERNIEVNKAEINRLVEGCTGVRRTTGQHPGGIIVVPKEQEIYKFTPVQRPANDMTSTITTTHFDYHSIDHNLLKLDILGHDDPTIIKMLEDITGVDARTIPLDEPKVMSLFNSTEALGITPNRIGGCTLGCLGVPEFGTDFVMQMLIDTKPKSFSDLARISGLSHGTDVWLNNAHDIIKEGKANISEVISTRDDIMTYLINQGVEKGLSFTIMESVRRGKGLKEEWIETMKENGVPDWYIWSCNQIKYMFPKAHAVAYVMMAYRIAYFKVYYPIAYYTAFYSIRASNFDYEMMCRGKEQLEEHLKDLKDRDNLPDQALNKLTKKEKDMIKDMRIVQEMYARGIDFMPIDLYKVDATRFQIFSGRIMPSLSAIEGLGDKAAINIIEARKDGAFVSVEDLRERTKLTKTVLEVMKQNGILEGMSDTNQMSLF, from the coding sequence TTGACTAAAAATTTTAAGGATGTCTTTCCTAAAATTAAATTAGGTGAACCATTAAGCAATTATTTTAACGAGTGCCTTGTTGAAAATATTTTTCTCAACAAAAAAACGAATCAATTATTTGTTAACATAACCTTAACACAAGTCATATTCCCACAATTTATCGAAAAGCTTGCTGAGATTATAAAAATTCATTTAAATGTAAGTGATTCATTTCAGGTTATCGTAAAAGAAAGGTTTGTACTTACTACGGTATTGTCCTTTCAACAGATTTATGGGCTATACAAAGGTGCTGTGCATAGTCAAATTATGAGCATCAACCCTGTATGTGGAGTCAAGCTTGCAAATAGTGAATATGTAATTAAAAATAATACAGTAATCTATGAATTTAGCGAACAGCTATATGATTATTTCAAAAGATATGACATTGCTGATAAAATTAGATCTATTTTTAGTGAAAAATTTGATTTAGATATTATAGTTGAATTAAATAAAAAAGAAGGTATGGAGTTAGTTGAGAAGTTCATGGAAAGACATGATATTGAACAAAAAATGCTCCTACAAGAATTGAATATAGATACGATGAATAGTGCCTCCAAGTCATTACCCAAAAAGACAATTAAAAAGGTGGATAAAGAAAATCTCGATCTAGATAAAATTTTAATTGGTAAAAAAGGTATTTCAGGAGAACTGACATATATTAAATCCTTTAGTGAGGAAACAAATGAAGTAATCTTAGAAGGCTTTGTTATCAATTATGAGGAAAGAGATATTAAGGGTGATAAAAAGCTTGTTATCTTTGATCTAACAGACTATTCTGCCTCAGTAACCTGCAAATCATTTTTAAAAATGGATCTATATGAGGAGCAAACAGCAGGAAAGTTAAATAAAGGAATGTTTGTAAGACTATCAGGTAGGCTACAATACGATGAGTTTCAAAAAGAAAACATTGTTATGGTAAATGGACTTGAGTTAATAGAGGATTTCAGGAAGCAAAGAAAAGACCTAGCCACTCAGAAGAGGGTAGAACTTCACTTGCATACGCAAATGAGTGATATGGATGCAGTGGTTAGTGCTAAAGATGTGGTAAAGCAAGCTATAAAATGGGGACATACCGCAGTAGCGATTACGGATCATGGGGTTGTACAAGCTTTTCCAGAAGCCTTTCATGCAGCAGAAAGAAGTGATTTGAAGATTATTTATGGAGTAGAAGCTTATATAGTAGATGATGAAAAACCAACTGTGAAAAATTCAAAGGGTCAAAACTTTGATGAAACTTACGTTGTTTTTGACTTGGAAACCACAGGCTTTTATCCTGGTACAGATAAGATCACTGAAATCGGTGCTGTAAAGGTGAAAAACAGAACGATTATTGAAAGGTATAGTAGCTTTGTTAATCCACAAAGAGGGATACCTCTAAAAGTGCAACAATTAACTGGAATTACGCCTGAAATGGTACAAGATGCACCATTCATAGAAGAAGTGTTAAAGGAATTTCTAGCGTTTGTAGGTGATGAGATTTTAGTTGCACATAATGCGGATTTTGATCTGAGTTTTATTAAATATTTTGCAAATAAACAAAATATTGAGGTTTTAAATACGAGTGTAGATACCTTAGAGCTTGCACGAACCTTATTCCCGGATTTGAAAAATCATAAATTAAATACTCTAGCAAGTGAGTTTAATATACAACTAGTAGGACATCATAGAGCGGTGAATGATGCTGAGGCAACAGCGGGAATATTTGTTTATTTAACGAACCACTTAGATAATATCAACATACATAATTTAGAACAATTTATTAATTATGAAGCAACGCATTTTAAGAACAATAAAAAATTACGTTCTAATCATGCAATCATGCTGGCACAAAATCTTGTGGGACTTAGGAACCTATATGAATTAATTTCTATTTCTCATATCAATTATTATTTTAAACAACCAAGAATACCCAAAAGTGTATTTAGAAAATATAGAGAAGGAATACTGATAGGGTCAGCTTGTGAAGCTGGAGAAATATATAAGGCTGTGCGCGATCATAAGGATCATGAAGAAATCGATAGGTTAGCTCGTTTTTATGATTATTTTGAGATTCAACCACTTGCCAACAATGAATTTTTAATTAGGGATAATGTTGTTCAAAGCAAACAGCAACTTATAGAAATTAATAAAAGAATTGTTGAGCTGTCTAAGGAATATGGCAAGTTAACCGTGGCTACTTGTGATGTGCATTTTATGAATCCTGAAGATGAGATTTATAGAAGAATACTTATGGCAGGAAAAGGCTTTGCAGATGCAGATCAACAAGCACCACTATATTATAGAACAACGGAAGAGATGCTTGCAGAATTTTATTACCTAGGAGAAAAGGAAGCTTTCGAAGTAGTTGTTGAAAATACAAATAAGATAGCTGATCTCATTGAAAAAATCAATCCAGTACCTCCAGAGAAATACCCGCCAAAGATTGATGGTTCTGATGAAGAGCTTAAAAGGATATGTTATGAAAAGGCAAAGTCTATGTATGGCGAAAACTTGCCCTTCATTGTGTCGGAACGATTAGAAAGAGAGTTACATTCCATTATTACAAATGGGTTTGCAGTTATGTATATCATTGCGCAAAAGCTTGTATGGAAGTCTAATGAGGACGGATATTTAGTAGGCTCTAGAGGATCAGTTGGGTCTTCTTTTGCTGCAACTATGGCAGGGATTACTGAGGTGAATCCTCTTTCTGCCCATTATTTGTGTGTAAAATGTAAGTATGTTGATTTTGATTCAGAAGAAGTGAAAAAACATGCAGGTAATTCTGGATGTGATTTACCAGATAGCAAGTGTCCTGTGTGTGGGGAAGTGCTTGCCAAGGAAGGCCACGATATTCCTTTTGAAACCTTCTTAGGTTTTGAAGGAGATAAAGAACCGGATATTGACTTGAATTTTTCTGGAGAATATCAAAGTAAAGCCCATGAATTTACTGAAGCACTATTTGGTTCAGGACATGTGTTTAGAGCGGGTACGATAGGAACACTAGCTGAGAAAACAGCCTTTGGTTTTGTGAAAAAGTATTATGACGAGCGAAATATTGAAGTAAATAAGGCTGAAATAAATAGATTAGTGGAAGGCTGTACTGGTGTTAGAAGAACAACAGGACAGCATCCAGGTGGGATTATCGTTGTTCCTAAGGAGCAAGAAATATATAAATTTACACCGGTACAAAGACCAGCAAATGATATGACTTCTACAATTACTACAACTCATTTTGATTATCACTCCATTGACCATAATCTATTGAAGCTAGATATATTAGGTCATGACGATCCAACAATTATCAAAATGTTAGAAGATATCACTGGAGTTGATGCTAGAACAATACCACTTGATGAGCCTAAGGTTATGTCCTTGTTCAACTCAACAGAAGCACTAGGCATTACACCCAATAGAATTGGCGGATGTACATTAGGTTGTTTAGGGGTACCTGAATTTGGTACAGATTTCGTTATGCAGATGCTAATAGATACCAAACCTAAGTCTTTTTCTGACTTAGCAAGAATATCCGGATTATCTCATGGTACAGATGTATGGTTAAACAATGCCCATGATATCATTAAGGAAGGGAAAGCGAATATATCAGAGGTTATTTCAACAAGAGATGATATCATGACCTATTTAATCAATCAAGGTGTTGAAAAGGGGTTATCCTTTACGATCATGGAAAGTGTTCGAAGAGGTAAAGGATTAAAGGAAGAATGGATTGAAACCATGAAAGAAAATGGAGTTCCGGATTGGTACATTTGGTCTTGTAATCAAATTAAATATATGTTCCCAAAAGCACATGCCGTTGCATACGTTATGATGGCTTATAGAATTGCCTACTTTAAGGTATATTATCCAATTGCATATTACACAGCATTTTATAGTATCAGGGCTTCCAATTTTGATTATGAAATGATGTGTAGAGGTAAGGAACAATTAGAAGAGCATTTAAAGGATTTAAAAGATAGAGATAACCTGCCAGATCAAGCACTCAATAAGTTAACTAAAAAAGAAAAAGATATGATTAAGGATATGAGAATTGTACAAGAAATGTATGCAAGAGGAATTGACTTCATGCCTATAGATTTATACAAAGTAGATGCTACAAGGTTTCAAATATTCTCTGGTAGAATTATGCCTTCCTTAAGTGCAATCGAAGGTCTTGGTGACAAGGCAGCAATAAATATTATCGAAGCAAGAAAAGATGGTGCTTTCGTATCGGTAGAAGACTTAAGAGAACGAACAAAGTTAACAAAAACAGTACTTGAAGTTATGAAACAGAATGGTATTCTTGAGGGCATGTCAGATACGAATCAAATGAGTCTGTTTTAG
- a CDS encoding M23 family peptidase, with amino-acid sequence MEKNLIRLFVLIFMLAFLIDRALISFFYVEIPIEKKSALVNYEKFCKMDITGEALINIKSFCEKNKIDFSTYLSSYMVEHDYSVDGLEGELKRLGDRNTPNLELKHLYHMVFADIECFPILCENEEDKKRYTYVDSYLAERTYGGDRKHMGTDIMDNENESGYFKIVSMTDGIVENVGWLELGGYRIGIRSNSGTYFYYAHLAGYVEGLKEGDNVVAEQLLGYMGSTGYGEEGTDDQFDVHLHLGICLVEEGKEELWVNPFSILKMVDTK; translated from the coding sequence ATGGAAAAAAATCTAATTAGATTATTTGTGCTCATATTTATGTTGGCTTTTTTAATTGATCGTGCGCTTATTAGCTTTTTCTATGTTGAAATACCTATCGAAAAAAAATCAGCACTTGTAAATTATGAAAAGTTTTGCAAGATGGATATCACAGGGGAAGCGCTCATAAATATTAAGTCTTTTTGTGAAAAAAACAAAATTGACTTTTCTACATATTTATCTTCATATATGGTTGAGCATGATTACAGTGTTGATGGTCTTGAAGGCGAGTTAAAAAGATTAGGTGATAGAAATACCCCAAACCTCGAATTAAAGCACTTATACCATATGGTATTTGCTGATATTGAATGCTTTCCTATACTTTGTGAGAATGAGGAAGATAAAAAAAGATATACTTATGTTGATTCTTATCTTGCAGAGAGAACTTATGGTGGAGACAGGAAGCATATGGGAACTGATATCATGGATAATGAAAATGAAAGTGGTTATTTTAAAATTGTAAGTATGACAGATGGAATTGTAGAAAATGTAGGATGGTTAGAGTTGGGTGGATATAGAATTGGCATCCGTTCAAATAGTGGTACATATTTTTATTATGCCCATTTAGCAGGGTATGTAGAAGGATTAAAGGAGGGAGATAACGTAGTTGCTGAACAATTACTTGGTTATATGGGAAGTACGGGGTATGGTGAGGAAGGAACCGATGATCAATTTGATGTACATTTGCATTTGGGCATTTGTCTAGTAGAAGAGGGAAAAGAGGAATTATGGGTAAATCCATTTTCTATTTTAAAAATGGTTGATACAAAATAA
- a CDS encoding ribonuclease HI gives MQKVDLFTDGACRGNPGPGGYGVVLEYLDNSGEKYRKELSEGYINTTNNRMELMAVLKGLGAFSKPCEIKIYTDSQYIVNAFNQGWLNSWILNNWKRGKKKEPVKNEDLWKQIIEKLNGHKVEWIWVKGHNGHPQNERCDVLATIAADGENLIDDIGFEA, from the coding sequence ATGCAAAAAGTAGATTTGTTTACAGATGGCGCATGTAGAGGAAATCCAGGCCCAGGAGGCTATGGTGTTGTCTTAGAGTATTTAGACAATAGTGGTGAAAAATATAGGAAAGAATTAAGTGAAGGCTATATAAATACCACGAACAATCGAATGGAGCTTATGGCGGTTCTAAAAGGTCTAGGGGCATTTTCAAAGCCTTGTGAGATTAAAATATATACGGACTCACAGTATATTGTAAATGCGTTTAATCAAGGCTGGCTAAATAGTTGGATCTTAAATAACTGGAAAAGAGGAAAAAAGAAAGAGCCAGTTAAAAATGAAGATTTATGGAAACAAATCATTGAGAAATTAAATGGTCATAAAGTAGAATGGATATGGGTTAAAGGACATAATGGACATCCACAAAATGAGCGCTGTGATGTATTGGCTACGATTGCAGCAGATGGTGAAAACCTGATAGATGATATTGGATTTGAAGCATAA
- a CDS encoding amino acid ABC transporter, whose protein sequence is MRKILALILAMALVFSLSACSKDAEKDDVAENDTVAEDTVKSNVLRVGVDDTYPPMEFRNESNELIGFDVDFAKALATELGMEIEFVPIAWDGIFLGLGADKYDCIISSTSITTERMENYGFSKPYLSNGQVIVVTPGNETIKSTEDLAGKNVGVQIETTADIAAEKQNALTPFELTKYDTIMDTFLDLEAGRLDCVVVDYAVALEYATQNPEGYLITTAQLTNEPIAVCMNKEDTELIEKVNTGITSLQEAGKMKELSNTWFGDDYTSNIDEELR, encoded by the coding sequence ATGAGAAAAATACTAGCACTTATATTAGCAATGGCTCTTGTTTTTTCTTTGTCTGCATGTTCCAAAGACGCAGAAAAAGATGATGTAGCAGAAAATGACACAGTAGCAGAGGATACAGTGAAAAGCAACGTTCTTAGAGTAGGGGTAGATGATACATATCCACCGATGGAATTCAGAAATGAAAGCAATGAACTGATTGGTTTTGATGTTGATTTTGCAAAAGCTTTAGCCACTGAGTTAGGGATGGAAATTGAATTTGTACCGATTGCTTGGGACGGAATATTTTTAGGACTTGGTGCAGACAAATATGATTGTATTATATCATCGACTAGTATTACAACTGAGAGAATGGAAAATTATGGATTTTCAAAACCATATTTATCAAATGGACAAGTAATTGTAGTTACACCTGGTAACGAAACGATAAAATCCACAGAGGATTTAGCAGGAAAAAACGTTGGTGTTCAAATCGAAACTACTGCTGATATTGCAGCTGAAAAGCAAAACGCTTTAACTCCATTTGAGCTTACTAAGTATGATACAATTATGGATACATTTTTAGATTTAGAAGCTGGTAGATTAGATTGTGTTGTAGTTGATTATGCTGTAGCTCTTGAATATGCAACACAAAATCCAGAAGGTTATTTAATTACTACTGCACAATTAACGAACGAGCCTATAGCAGTTTGTATGAATAAAGAAGATACAGAATTAATAGAAAAAGTAAATACAGGAATTACTTCACTGCAAGAAGCTGGAAAAATGAAGGAATTATCCAATACCTGGTTTGGGGATGATTATACTTCCAATATTGATGAAGAATTAAGATAG
- a CDS encoding GTP pyrophosphokinase gives MEIQMWREILIPYQQAVSELEVKFSSIVNENIKLGKHSPIELVTGRVKKIASILEKMNKKNIPLSRIEEEIEDIAGIRIICQFVEDIDIVVDLIRSRSDLEIKYEKDYISNSKESGYKSYHIIVYYEVHTALGKKRIQAEIQIRTLAMNFWATIEHSLKYKYKRNIPINIKERLIQAAEAAHKLDQEMSKIRSEILDAQDTFQYKSSVIADILNNIQNISKVSNNSNEIHLIQEEFYKLWEEGSLENLVVFSKKLDIIAEKHKVQCLNY, from the coding sequence ATGGAAATACAGATGTGGAGAGAAATACTTATTCCGTACCAACAAGCAGTTAGTGAGCTAGAAGTTAAATTTTCGAGTATTGTAAATGAAAATATTAAGCTTGGTAAGCATTCCCCGATTGAACTTGTAACGGGAAGAGTAAAGAAAATTGCAAGTATTTTAGAAAAGATGAACAAAAAAAACATTCCACTTAGTAGGATTGAAGAAGAAATTGAAGATATAGCAGGTATTAGAATTATTTGTCAATTTGTTGAAGACATCGATATTGTTGTTGACCTTATAAGAAGCCGTAGTGACCTTGAAATTAAGTATGAAAAGGATTATATTTCTAATTCAAAAGAAAGTGGATATAAGAGCTATCATATTATTGTTTATTACGAGGTACATACAGCACTTGGTAAGAAAAGAATCCAAGCAGAAATTCAAATTAGAACACTCGCTATGAATTTTTGGGCAACGATTGAACATTCGTTGAAATACAAATACAAAAGGAATATTCCAATTAACATTAAGGAAAGACTTATCCAAGCCGCTGAAGCAGCGCATAAGTTAGATCAAGAGATGTCAAAAATTCGCAGTGAAATATTAGACGCTCAAGATACCTTTCAATATAAGTCGAGTGTGATAGCTGATATTTTGAACAACATTCAAAATATTAGCAAGGTGAGCAATAATAGCAATGAAATTCACTTGATCCAAGAAGAATTCTATAAGCTTTGGGAAGAAGGAAGCTTAGAAAATCTTGTGGTTTTTAGTAAGAAATTAGATATTATTGCTGAGAAGCATAAGGTACAGTGTTTAAACTACTAA
- a CDS encoding polar amino acid ABC transporter ATP-binding protein has product MMIEYKNIYKSFGKLEVLKGIDLSIDTSEVVCVIGPSGSGKSTLLRCLNHLERITTGEIYVDGELIDSNDGHVQLKLPHKKMAEVCSELGMVFQRFNLFPHLTVLENVMCAPIHVKKESKKEVKEYALQLLEMVGLSAKMDEYPSRLSGGQQQRVAIARALAMKPKIMLFDEPTSALDPELVGEVLEVMKKLAADGMTMIVVTHEMGFAQEVGTRLIFMDDGVIIEDTKPKEFFENPKSERARAFLRKIL; this is encoded by the coding sequence ATGATGATAGAATATAAAAATATATATAAATCCTTTGGTAAGCTAGAGGTATTAAAGGGAATAGATTTGAGTATAGATACTAGCGAAGTTGTCTGCGTAATTGGACCAAGTGGTTCTGGAAAAAGTACCCTTCTAAGGTGTTTGAATCATCTTGAACGTATTACGACAGGTGAAATATATGTAGATGGTGAATTGATTGATTCAAATGATGGTCATGTTCAATTAAAGTTACCACATAAAAAAATGGCCGAGGTGTGTTCTGAGTTAGGAATGGTTTTTCAAAGATTTAATTTATTTCCACATTTAACAGTGCTTGAAAATGTTATGTGTGCCCCCATACATGTGAAAAAAGAGTCAAAGAAGGAAGTAAAAGAATATGCCCTTCAACTTTTGGAAATGGTAGGGTTATCAGCTAAAATGGATGAGTATCCATCAAGACTATCAGGTGGTCAGCAACAAAGAGTAGCAATTGCAAGAGCACTAGCAATGAAGCCTAAAATTATGTTATTTGATGAGCCTACCTCAGCCCTTGATCCAGAACTTGTTGGTGAGGTTTTAGAAGTAATGAAGAAGCTTGCAGCAGATGGAATGACAATGATCGTTGTTACACATGAAATGGGTTTTGCTCAAGAAGTGGGAACGAGATTGATTTTCATGGATGATGGTGTTATTATTGAAGATACTAAGCCTAAGGAATTTTTTGAGAATCCAAAAAGTGAGCGTGCTAGAGCTTTTCTTAGGAAGATACTTTAA
- a CDS encoding ABC transporter permease, translated as MTKIQALELFKGSITTIELTILAVVIGLFFGMFLALGRISRNKIMNGICWIYIWIFRGTPLLLQIYVIYFALPSIGIKFDAFPAAIVALSLNSAAYLAEIIRAAIQSIDKGQMEASKALGMSYYQAMFKIIIPQSYRRLIPPVGNEAIMLLKDSSLVSVMGMTELLRSSKLMANASREMYFYFIAGAIYLFFTTIFTIIFQKLEQKYSVYE; from the coding sequence ATGACTAAAATACAAGCATTGGAGTTATTTAAAGGATCTATAACCACAATTGAACTTACTATTCTAGCAGTAGTAATTGGTTTGTTTTTTGGTATGTTTTTAGCTCTGGGAAGAATTTCTAGAAATAAAATAATGAATGGAATTTGTTGGATATATATTTGGATTTTTAGAGGAACACCTTTACTACTACAAATTTATGTCATATATTTTGCCCTTCCAAGTATTGGCATTAAATTTGATGCTTTTCCTGCCGCTATTGTTGCTTTAAGTCTTAATTCAGCAGCCTACCTAGCTGAAATTATCAGAGCGGCGATTCAGTCAATAGATAAAGGACAAATGGAAGCCTCAAAAGCGTTAGGAATGAGTTACTATCAAGCTATGTTTAAAATAATCATTCCTCAATCGTATAGGAGATTGATTCCACCAGTAGGAAACGAAGCGATTATGCTATTAAAAGATTCTTCATTAGTATCCGTAATGGGTATGACAGAATTACTTCGTAGTTCAAAGCTTATGGCAAATGCGAGCCGTGAAATGTATTTCTATTTCATTGCTGGTGCTATTTATCTTTTCTTTACTACAATATTTACTATAATCTTCCAAAAACTAGAACAGAAATATTCTGTTTATGAATAG